From Acipenser ruthenus chromosome 23, fAciRut3.2 maternal haplotype, whole genome shotgun sequence, the proteins below share one genomic window:
- the LOC117413033 gene encoding vesicle transport protein SEC20-like: MAASQDVHVRICSQEIIKYDLEIKALIQDIRECTGPHSELTELNSNVKDKINQLRMRIQDLEQMAKEQDKESDKLALLNEMERHRKQMLSNQTAWRKANLSCKLAIDNSEKDDLLQGGDSSARQRKTTKQSLAQTSSAITESLMSISRMMSQQVHQSEETVATLATSSRTVLETNEEFKAMTGTIQLGRKLITKYNRREFTDKLLIFLALALFLATVVYILKKRLFPFL; encoded by the exons ATGGCTGCTTCCCAAGATGTCCACGTCCGAATCTGTAgccaagaaataataaaatacgaTCTTGAAATAAAAGCCCTCATTCAG GATATACGAGAATGTACAGGACCCCACAGCGAGCTGACAGAATTAAATTCAAACGTGAAGGACAAAATTAATCAGCTCAGAATGAGAATACAG GATCTGGAGCAAATGGCTAAAGAACAGGATAAAGAATCTGATAAGCTGGCTCTATTAAATGAAATGGAGAGGCATCGAAAACAGATGCTAAG TAATCAGACAGCGTGGAGGAAGGCAAACCTGTCCTGCAAACTTGCTATTGATAACTCAGAAAAGGATGATCTTCTGCAAGGTGGGGATTCTTCAGCAAGGCAAAG aaaaacaacGAAACAGAGCCTGGCTCAAACTTCCAGTGCTATAACTGAGAGTCTGATGAGTATAAGCAGGATGATGTCACAGCAGGTCCATCAGAGTGAGGAAACCGTGGCAACGTTAG CCACTTCGTCCAGGACAGTGCTGGAAACGAATGAGGAGTTTAAAGCAATGACTGGAACAATACAGTTGGGACGAAAGCTCATCACAAAGTACAACCGAAGGGAGTTCACAGACAAGCTGCTGATCTTCCTAGCCTTAGCTCTCTTTCTGGCCACAGTtgtgtatatattgaaaaaaaggcTCTTCCCATTCCTATAG
- the LOC117431437 gene encoding CREB3 regulatory factor-like, whose amino-acid sequence MPQPSIGEMEPPFGDAFENHTFSDQVLTSTDLLSSSSDPDFMYELDREMACRQSPRGDVLSTEVCKDIEEVLDSDPTYNSNFEQWDTYWEDLTKYTKLASCDIWGTKEVDFLGLDDFSSPYQDEEVIGKTPTLAQLNSEDSQPVSDLLYHPDLLPSQKTNMLASSLSGKKMLSRLPTSSASSARNPLPDDAESFQKATRPVPSSTETISKTQIQSAKFTSFHSDTKGYVRKAKVRINTAPLRPAAEASQAQAGITIASSFSECRVAVPEMKAEKQSTEIAATAATPEKSTPLAETHELFTSPGASQGLLPTNALVLDQSQKKEEHNYSLFVTDEGMEEQPKPEMEEEEEEEEEDDLEELELEDEDHDEGFGSEHELSENEEEEEEDEEEEEEEDYADDKDDMSDTFSEPGCDNDQVEDLKGVPAGLSRKRGKRRYFWEYSEQLTPSKQERMLKPSEWDRDTLPSNMFQKNGHLHGKYTVKKSRRTDVEDLTPNPRKLLQIGNELRKLNKVISDLTPVSELPLTARPRSRKEKNKLASRACRLKKKAQYEANKVKLWGLNTEYDKLLFVINAVKQEIVTRVQILREDKGTSMTEKLDRLIKETLVSPPVGGQTSDFVNQILEKTASGDPTGGLVGLRVPTSKV is encoded by the exons ATGCCTCAG CCTAGCATTGGTGAGATGGAACCTCCTTTTGGGGATGCCTTTGAGAACCACACTTTTTCTGATCAAGTACTGACCAGCACAGACCTGTTGTCTAGCAGTTCCGATCCAGACTTCATGTATGAACTG GACAGAGAAATGGCTTGCAGGCAAAGTCCTAGAGGTGATGTCCTATCAACTGAGGTATGCAAGGACATAGAAGAAGTTCTGGACAGTGACCCGACATATAACTCAAACTTTGAACAGTGGGATACATACTGGGAAGACTTAACCAAGTACACGAAGCTAGCCAGCTGTGATATCTGGGGAACCAAGGAAGTGGATTTTCTGGGACTGGATGATTTTTCTAGTCCTTATCAAGACGAGGAAGTCATTGGAAAAACACCGACCTTAGCACAGCTTAACAGTGAAGATTCCCAGCCTGTTTCAGATCTGCTTTATCACCCTGATCTGCTACCGAGTCAGAAAACAAATATGCTTGCATCTTCCTTAAGTGGGAAGAAAATGCTGAGCAGGCTGCCGACTTCGTCTGCGTCTTCTGCGAGAAACCCCCTTCCAGATGATGCGGAAAGCTTTCAGAAAGCCACCAGGCCTGTACCCTCCAGCACAGAGACCATCAGCAAAACTCAGATACAGAGCGCTAAGTTCACATCTTTTCATTCTGATACCAAGGGCTATGTCAGGAAGGCTAAAGTCAGGATCAATACAGCACCACTCCGACCAGCAGCGGAGGCCTCGCAGGCCCAGGCTGGCATCACCATTGCCTCTTCATTTAGCGAGTGCAGAGTGGCAGTGCCTGAAATGAAAGCTGAAAAGCAGAGCACAGAGATCGCAGCCACCGCCGCTACTCCAGAGAAGAGCACCCCCCTAGCGGAGACCCATGAGCTCTTCACCTCTCCTGGTGCGAGTCAGGGACTACTGCCCACCAATGCCTTGGTGCTGGACCAGTCTCAGAAGAAGGAAGAGCACAACTACTCTCTCTTTGTGACGGACGAGGGCATGGAGGAGCAGCCCAAACCAGAgatggaggaggaagaggaggaggaggaggaagatgatCTTGAAGAGCTGGAGCTGGAAGATGAAGACCATGACGAAGGGTTTGGGAGCGAGCATGAGCTCTCGGAGaatgaggaggaagaggaagaggatgaggaggaagaggaagaggaggattaTGCAGATGATAAAGACGACATGAGCGATACCTTCTCTGAACCAG GGTGTGACAATGATCAAGTGGAAGACCTGAAAGGGGTGCCAGCTGGATTATCCAGAAAGAGAGGCAAAAGAAGGTACTTCTGGGAGTACAGTGAGCAGCTGACGCCTTCCAAACAAGAACGCATGCTGAAGCCTTCAGAATGGGATCGAGACACCCTGCCCAGCAACATGTTCCAGAAGAACGGGCACCTCCACG GGAAGTACACTGTAAAGAAGTCTCGCAGAACCGATGTGGAAGACCTGACTCCGAACCCCAGAAAGCTTCTTCAGATTGGGAATGAGTTGAGAAAGCTAAACAAGGTGATCAGTGATCTTACTCCAGTCAGTGAGCTTCCACTGACTGCCAGGCCACGCTCTCGGAAAGAGAAGAACAAATTAGCTTCCAG gGCTTGCCGGCTGAAGAAAAAGGCACAGTATGAGGCCAATAAAGTGAAACTCTGGGGCCTCAATACAGAATATG ATAAGCTCCTGTTTGTGATCAATGCTGTCAAACAAGAAATTGTGACCAGAGTGCAGATTCTGAGAGAGGACAAGGGAACCAGCATGACTGAGAAACTTGACCGGCTCATTAAGGAAACTCTTG TGAGCCCTCCTGTAGGTGGGCAGACGTCGGACTTTGTTAACCAGATTTTGGAGAAGACGGCCAGTGGAGATCCAACAGGAGGCCTTGTGGGACTCCGCGTGCCGACATCAAAAGTGTAA